In Doryrhamphus excisus isolate RoL2022-K1 chromosome 7, RoL_Dexc_1.0, whole genome shotgun sequence, one genomic interval encodes:
- the foxp2 gene encoding forkhead box protein P2 isoform X3: MMSPQVITPQQMQQILQQQVLSPQQLQALLQQQQAVMLQQQHLQEFYKKQQEQLHLQLLQQQHPGKQAKEQQQQQQQQQLAAQQLVFQQQLLQMQQLQQQQHLLNMQRQGLLSLPGPAPGQAALPGQTLPPPGGLSPAELQQLWKDVTGGGGGGGGGGGGGGHAMEDNGIKHSGAGSNAVTGGAGGLDLSTTNNNNNHNNNNSLTTTSSNPAKASPPISHHSIVNGQSPVLNHRRERERERERESSQHEENGGSHPLYGHGVCKWPGCESICDDFGQFLKHLNNEHALDDRSTAQCRVQMQVVQQLEIQLSKERERLQAMMTHLHMRPSEPKSSPKPLNLVSSVTMSKNLPSASPPNLPQTPTTPTAPITPMAAMPQVPSVLGGANVPSMGAMRRRHTDKYSMPLSSGGDTVFIFPEIAPNYEFYKNADVRPPFTYATLIRQAIMDSADMQLTLNEIYSWFTRTFAYFRRNAATWKNAVRHNLSLHKCFVRVENVKGAVWTVDEVEYQKRRSQKITGSPSLVKNLPSSLGYGSALNASLQAALAETTLPLLGTPGLMNSSGPMGGCHGLLGGDPSGLMGGSPPGLLGGSPPGLLGISPPGTLSGSPPTLLQSAHDDLNGSLDHLDTNGHGSPGYSPHGHMPPVHVKEEPLNMDDDDCPMSLVTTANHSPELDDDRELEEGNLSEDLE, translated from the exons ATGATGAGTCCCCAGGTGATCACGCCGCAACAGATGCAGCAGATCCTCCAGCAGCAGGTTCTTTCCCCCCAGCAGCTCCAGGCcctcctccagcagcagcaggccgtCATGCTGCAGCAG CAACACCTGCAGGAGTTCTATAAGAAGCAGCAGGAGCAGCTTCATCTCCAGCttctccagcagcagcacccCGGCAAGCAAGCTAAAGAG caacagcaacagcagcagcagcagcaactggCCGCCCAACAGCTCGTCTTTCAGCAGCAGCTCCTGCAGATGCAgcagctccagcagcagcaacacCTGCTCAACATGCAGCGGCAGGGCCTGCTCTCCCTGCCGGGGCCAGCCCCCGGCCAGGCCGCCCTGCCCGGACAGACATTGCCCCCGCCAg GTGGCCTGAGCCCCGCAGAGCTCCAGCAATTATGGAAGGACGTGACtggaggtggcggcggcggcggtggaggtggcggcggcggtggccaTGCCATGGAAGACAACGGCATCAAACACAGCGGTGCCGGCAGCAACGCGGTCACCGGCGGCGCAGGCGGCCTCGACCTATCcaccaccaacaacaacaacaaccacaacaacaacaactcttTGACAACTACCTCTTCCAACCCCGCTAAAGCGTCGCCGCCTATCTCGCACCACTCCATCGTCAACGGACAGTCCCCGGTCCTCAACCACAGACGAGAGCGTGAGCGAGAACGGGAGCGAGAGAG TTCACAACACGAGGAAAACGGAGGATCCCATCCCTTGTACGGTCACGGCGTGTGCAAGTGGCCCGGCTGCGAGAGTATCTGCGACGACTTCGGACAGTTTTTGAA GCACCTAAACAACGAGCACGCCCTGGATGATCGGAGCACAGCCCAATGTCGGGTCCAGATGCAGGTGGTCCAGCAGCTGGAAATCCAA CTTTCCAAAGAACGCGAACGTCTCCAGGCCATGATGACCCACTTGCACATGCGGCCCTCCGAACCCAAGTCATCTCCCAAACCA CTCAACTTGGTGTCCAGCGTCACCATGTCTAAGAATCTTCCCTCTGCGTCCCCGCCTAACTTACCGCAGACGCCCACCACCCCCACGGCACCCATCACCCCCATGGCGGCTATGCCCCAGGTCCCGTCGGTGCTGGGCGGAGCCAACGTGCCCAGCATGGGAGCCATGCGGCGACGCCACACGGACAAATACTCCATGCCGCTGTCGTCGG GTGGTGACacagtatttatttttccagAGATCGCCCCAAACTACGAGTTTTATAAGAACGCGGATGTCAGACCGCCGTTTACTTATGCAACCCTCATAAGACAG GCTATCATGGACTCGGCCGACATGCAGTTAACGCTTAATGAAATCTACAGCTGGTTCACGCGCACGTTCGCCTACTTCCGACGCAACGCCGCCACCTGGAAG AACGCTGTGCGCCACAACCTCAGCCTGCACAAGTGCTTTGTGCGCGTGGAGAACGTGAAAGGCGCCGTGTGGACGGTGGATGAGGTGGAGTACCAGAAACGCCGGTCGCAGAAGATCACAGG AAGCCCGTCACTCGTCAAGAACCTGCCCTCCAGTCTGGGCTACGGCTCTGCACTAAACGCCAGCCTCCAG GCCGCTCTAGCAGAAACCACCCTCCCTCTACTGGGTACCCCCGGTCTCATGAACAGCTCGGGCCCCATGGGCGGCTGCCACGGCCTCCTGGGCGGTGACCCCTCCGGATTGATGGGCGGCAGTCCACCAGGGCTGCTTGGCGGCAGCCCGCCGGGACTCCTCGGCATCAGCCCTCCTGGTACGCTGAGTGGCAGCCCCCCTACCCTGTTGCAGTCCGCCCACGACGACCTCAACGGGTCCCTGGACCACCTGGACACCAACGGACACGGCAGCCCCGGGTACTCCCCACATGGGCACAT GCCGCCCGTGCACGTGAAGGAGGAACCTCTAAACATGGACGACGACGACTGCCCCATGTCGCTGGTGACGACGGCCAATCACAGTCCAGAGCTGGACGACGACCGGGAGCTGGAGGAAGGGAACTTATCAGAAGACCTGGAGTGA